In Lycium ferocissimum isolate CSIRO_LF1 chromosome 11, AGI_CSIRO_Lferr_CH_V1, whole genome shotgun sequence, a single genomic region encodes these proteins:
- the LOC132035911 gene encoding endoplasmic reticulum oxidoreductin-1 produces MVEESEIKGQKEKENETKRSGRKLGRSAIVAILVLIIALGWAFFYTHKGKPCPCIQDSRKYTGIIEDCCCDYETVDTINGAVLHPLLQGLVTTPFFRYFKVKLWCDCPFWPDDGMCKLRDCSVCECPENEFPESFRRPPLGLPADDLKCQEGKPEAAVDRTLDSKVFRGWIEVDNPWTVDDETDNGEMTYVNLLLNPERYTGYTGPSARRIWDAIYSENCPKYASGEICQEKKVLYKLISGLHSSISIHIAADYLLDETKNLWGTNPELMYDRVLQYPERVRNLYFTFLFVLRAVTKAKDYLEQAEYDTGNAEEDLKAQSLMRQLLYNPKLQAACPVPFDEAKLWKGQSGPELKQQIQKQFRNISALMDCVGCEKCRLWGKLQVLGLGTALKILFSVDGEYRPDQHLQLQRNEVIALVNLLNRLSESIKLVQEMSPTFEKTMKGLSLQPAAKLISSWKRLWETVVGDRLRKVPL; encoded by the exons atggtgGAAGAAAGTGAAATTAAGGGgcaaaaggaaaaggaaaatgagacgAAGAGAAGTGGAAGAAAATTGGGTAGATCAGCAATTGTGgctattttggtgttgataatagcATTGGGTTGGGCATTTTTTTATACACACAAAGGGAAGCCGTGCCCTTGTATTCAG GATTCTAGAAAATATACTGGAATAATTGAAGACTGCTGTTGTGATTACGAAACAGTTGACACAATTAATGGGGCTGTGTTACATCCTTTACTCCAAGGACTTGTTACGACTCCCTTCTTTAGATACTTTAAG GTTAAGCTGTGGTGTGACTGCCCTTTTTGGCCTGATGATGGTATGTGTAAGTTAAGAGATTGCAGTGTCTGCGAATGTCCAGAAAATGAATTCCCCGAATCTTTTAGGAGACCACCACTTGGCCTTCCAGCTGATGATCTGAAATGTCAAGAGGGAAAACCAGAGGCAGCTGTTGACCGCACTCTCGACTCCAAGGTTTTCAGGGGATGGATAGAGGTAGATAACCCTTGGACAGTTGATGATGAGACAGATAATG GTGAGATGACATATGTCAATCTCTTGCTGAACCCAGAGCGTTACACTGGTTACACTGGTCCGTCAGCCAGGCGAATATGGGATGCTATATATTCAGAGAACTGCCCGAAAT ATGCATCTGGAGAGATTTGCCAGGAGAAAAAGGTTTTATACAAGCTAATATCTGGTCTCCATTCTTCAATCTCAATACACATAGCAGCTGATTACCTGCTTGATGAAACTAAAAACTTG TGGGGTACAAATCCAGAGCTGATGTATGATCGTGTTCTACAATATCCTGAACGTGTCAGAAACTTGTATTTTACTTTCCTCTTTGTTCTCCGAGCTGTAACAAAA GCAAAAGATTACTTGGAGCAGGCTGAGTATGATACTGGTAATGCTGAGGAAGACCTGAAAGCACAGTCCCTTATGCGGCAGCTATTATACAACCCCAAACTGCAGGCTGCATGTCCAGTTCCGTTTGACGAAGCTAAACTGTGGAAAGGCCAAAGTGGACCTGAGCTAAAGCAGCAGATTCAAAAGCAATTCAGGAATATCAG TGCTCTCATGGATTGTGTAGGATGTGAGAAATGTCGACTGTGGGGAAAGCTCCAGGTTCTTGGTCTTGGAACTGCATTAAAGATTCTCTTCTCAGTTGATGGTGAATATCGTCCTGATCAACAT CTGCAGTTGCAAAGAAATGAAGTAATTGCTCTGGTAAACCTCCTTAATCGGCTATCAGAATCAATCAAACTTGTTCAGGAAATGAGCCCGACATTTGAGAAGACAATGAAGGGGCTAAGTCTACAGCCAGCTGCTAAGCTAATAAGCTCGTGGAAAAGACTATGGGAAACAGTAGTAGGGGATAG GTTGAGGAAGGTTCCATTGTAG
- the LOC132036198 gene encoding translation initiation factor IF-2, chloroplastic, whose protein sequence is MSSMASLVSLGSVCGCSSGQFEGSFSLVRRVSFSNNFRSLNRILVGKRWRHVSVCRYSVTTDFIADQGASVSLDSSSSSNKEDLLKPAPKPQLKPGPKPGPALGNGPVLSSDSDDEKRKNPNEEERSKVIESLGEALEKVEKLETNRKANVSSVNKSSANAQYKRNTKPVDSDDSSKKSKTLKSVWKKGNPVAAVQKVVKPPPKQEPIRQNESQTVAPLRPPQLPQKVQPQLQARPSVAPPPPVVKKPVILKDVGAAARAPPASPPADAIESAGKTKERKTILVDKFASKKPAVDSMIAQAVLAPPKPGKGPGPPGRFREDFRRKSGAPAGQRRRKVDDGIQDEEASEFDIPGSARKGRKWTKASRKAARLRAAKESAPIKVEILEVGEEGMPTEELAYNLATSEGEILGLLYSKGIKPDGVQTLSNDMVKMVCKEYEVEVIDAAFVKVEEMARKKEIFDEEDLDKLEDRPPVITIMGHVDHGKTTLLDHIRKTKVAASEAGGITQGIGAYKVQVPIDSKPQICVFLDTPGHEAFGAMRARGARVTDIAIIVVAADDGIRPQTNEAIAHAKAAGVPIVIAINKVDKDGANPDRVMQELSSMGLMPEDWGGDVPMVKISALKGENIDDLLETVMLVAELQELKANPERNAKGTVIEAGLDKSKGPIATFIVQKGTLKGGDVVVCGEAYGKVRALFDDKGKRVDEAGPSIPVQVIGLNNVPFAGDEFEVVGSLDVAREKAEERAESLRSERLSAKAGDGKITLSSFASAVSGGTGLDLHQLNIILKVDLQGSIEAVRQALQVLPQDNVTLKFLMQATGDISASDVDLAVASKAIIFGFNVKTPGSVKSYADNKGVEIRLYKVIYDLIDDVRKAMEGLLESVEEQVPIGSAEVRAVFSSGSGRVAGCMVTEGKVVEDCGVRVLRKGKEIHVGVLESLRRVKEAVKEVNAGLECGIGVEDFDDFEEGDILEAFNSVQKRRTLEEASASMSAALEVVGRDLQGNQR, encoded by the exons ATGAGTAGTATGGCTTCCCTAGTGAGTTTGGGGAGTGTTTGTGGATGTTCTTCTGGCCAGTTTGAAGGTTCATTCTCACTAGTTAGGAGGGTTTCTTTTTCCAACAACTTTAGAAGCTTAAATAGAATTTTGGTTGGGAAAAGATGGCGTCATGTTTCTGTTTGTAGATATTCGGTCACCACGGACTTCATTGCTGATCAGGGGGCATCAGTTTCCCTTGATTCATCATCCAGTAGTAATAAGGAGGATTTACTTAAGCCGGCCCCGAAACCACAGTTAAAACCTGGACCTAAACCTGGCCCTGCTTTAGGGAATGGACCAGTCCTTAGCTCTGATTCTGAtgacgaaaaaagaaaaaatcctAATGAAGAAGAGAGAAGCAAGGTCATTGAGTCACTTGGAGAGGCATTAGAGAAAGTGGAGAAGCTAGAAACTAACAGAAAAGCAAATGTGTCGTCGGTTAACAAGTCGTCTGCCAATGCACAGTACAAAAGAAATACTAAGCCAGTTGATTCTGATGATTCTTCCAAGAAGTCCAAAACTTTGAAGAGTGTCTGGAAAAAAGGAAATCCGGTTGCTGCCGTACAAAAAGTTGTAAAACCACCCCCTAAACAGGAACCGATAAGGCAGAATGAATCTCAAACTGTTGCTCCTCTAAGACCCCCTCAACTACCCCAGAAGGTTCAACCACAGTTACAAGCAAGACCGTCTGTAGCTCCTCCTCCTCCTGTTGTAAAGAAACCGGTGATATTGAAGGATGTTGGTGCTGCAGCGAGGGCACCACCCGCGTCCCCACCTGCTGATGCAATTGAATCAGCTGGAAAGACCAAAGAACGTAAGACAATATTGGTCGACAAATTTGCATCCAAGAAACCAGCTGTTGATTCTATGATTGCTCAAGCTGTTTTAGCCCCTCCGAAACCCGGAAAGGGCCCTGGGCCTCCTGGTAGATTCAGGGAGGATTTCCGTAGAAAGAGTGGTGCACCTGCAGGACAACGAAGGCGTAAGGTTGATGATGGGATTCAAGACGAGGAAGCATCAGAGTTTGATATTCCTGGTTCAGCACGGAAGGGAAGAAAGTGGACCAAGGCAAGCCGCAAGGCAGCCCGACTTAGGGCTGCTAAAGAGTCTGCACCTATCAAAGTAGAAATTCTAGAGGTTGGTGAAGAAGGCATGCCGACTGAGGAGTTGGCTTACAACTTAGCTACTAGTGAAGGTGAAATCCTTGGTCTTCTATACTCAAAAGGAATCAAGCCTGATGGTGTGCAAACTCTTAGCAATGACATGGTGAAGATGGTTTGTAAAGAATATGAAGTGGAAGTTATTGATGCTGCCTTTGTTAAAGTGGAAGAGATGGCaagaaagaaggaaattttcGATGAAGAAGACTTAGACAAACTAGAAGATAGACCTCCCGTCATAACTATAATGGGTCATGTTGATCATGGAAAG ACTACTCTCTTGGACCATATACGCAAGACCAAG GTGGCGGCATCTGAAGCTGGTGGAATTACCCAAGGAATTGGGGCATATAAGGTGCAAGTGCCTATAGACTCCAAGCCCCAgatatgtgtttttcttgatACACCTGGACACGAG GCTTTTGGGGCAATGAGAGCTCGTGGAGCAAGAGTAACAGACATTGCTATCATTGTAGTAGCTGCTGATGACGGAATTCGGCCTCAGACAAATGAGGCTATAGCACATGCCAAGGCAGCCGGAGTTCCAATTGTGATTGCCATAAATAAG GTTGATAAGGATGGAGCAAATCCTGATCGAGTCATGCAAGAACTTTCCTCCATGGGTTTGATGCCGGAAGATTGGGGCGGTGACGTTCCAATGGTTAAG ATCAGTGCTCTTAAAGGAGAGAATATTGATGATTTGCTAGAAACGGTCATGCTTGTTGCGGAG TTGCAAGAGTTGAAGGCTAATCCTGAAAGAAATGCCAAGGGGACTGTGATTGAGGCAGGTCTCGATAAATCTAAAGGACCGATAGCAACGTTCATTGTGCAGAAGGGTACATTGAAAGGAGGAGATGTAGTAGTTTGTGGTGAAGCTTATGGAAAG GTGCGGGCTCTGTTTGATGATAAGGGAAAGCGTGTTGATGAAGCCGGACCCTCCATACCTGTGCAG GTGATTGGACTGAACAATGTTCCATTTGCTGGTGATGAGTTTGAGGTTGTTGGGTCCCTTGATGTTGCTCGTGAAAAGGCCGAAGAACGAGCCGAGTCCTTGCGGAGTGAGCGTTTATCAGCAAAGGCCGGAGATGGGAAAATTACTCTCTCTTCTTTTGCTTCTGCTGTTTCAGGAGGAACTGGTCTAGACTTGCACCAACTAAATATTATTCTGAAAGTTGATCTTcag GGATCCATTGAGGCGGTCAGACAAGCTCTTCAGGTTCTTCCACAGGATAATGTCACTTTGAAGTTCCTAATGCAAGCTACCGGTGATATTAGCGCCAGTGATGTTGATCTTGCTGTAGCAAGTAAAGCTATTATTTTTGGCTTTAATGTTAAAACTCCGGGTTCTGTCAAGAGCTATGCAGACAATAAAGGTGTTGAGATCCGACTGTACAAAGTTATCTATGATCTTATTGACGATGTGCGAAAAGCAATGGAGGGACTTCTGGAATCCGTTGAG GAACAAGTGCCAATTGGTTCAGCAGAAGTACGTGCTGTGTTCAGCAGTGGTAGTGGCCGTGTTGCTGGATGCATGGTAACAGAGGGAAAAGTAGTGGAAGACTGTGGTGTTCGTGTCCTTAGAAAAGGCAAAGAAATTCATGTTGGTGTGCTCGAATCTTTAAGACGGGTGAAGGAAGCTGTGAAAGAG GTTAATGCCGGACTGGAGTGTGGAATTGGTGTTGAGGATTTTGATGACTTTGAGGAGGGTGATATTCTGGAGGCTTTTAACTCTGTTCAGAAAAGACGAACACTCGAGGAGGCCTCAGCCTCAATGTCAGCAGCACTTGAAGTAGTGGGGAGAGACCTACAAGGAAACCAGAGGTGA